AAAGAAAGAGCCACTCGTCCGTCAAGCCCTGGCAAAGTCGTCCCACCGAAAAGTCTTCCGTTAGCTCTTCGGCAACATCGGCGTCTCTACATATGAAGATGTTCAGCACCGCTTGTGACACGTGCGGAAAAGCGTTTAAGGTAGGATGCCTTGCTGAAATCATTTTTAACACTATCACACAAAACAGTGTTTCATGTTGGGCTGACTATTACATGAGTGCGGATACTATGGCAATAATAATGTTCCAAATGGTTTCGTAAAAACTTATGATTTTGTGCTATTCAGTTTCCGACTCCTAAGAGAGAATTGTTAGTGTTTCACTCAAAACgatacaataatacaatatttaattaaacgTTCTTtagcaaataaataaatagaatattggAAAAGATTATACTGTCTATTATGAAGTGTAGCTAACAATTGGATGATGCAAACACTTACTTTCAGTAACTACTCTTAAGTGTGTTTGTAAGTGTGTTTGTAAGTGTGTTTGTAAGTGCGTTTGTAAGTGCGTTTGTAAGTGCGTTTGTAAGTGCGTTGTAAGTGCGTTTGTAAGTGCGTTTGTAAGTGCGTTTGTAAGTGCGTTTGTAAGTGTGCCTGTAAGTGTGTTTGTAAGTGTGTTTGTAAGTGTGTTTGTAAGTGGGGTTGTGTGTTTGTAAGTGTGTTTGTCCTCCAAATTCATACCAAATCTATTGCGGTTTTTTGCATATCGTATTATACTGAGTTGCAATGTGTATCATCTCTATTATTATAAGAGTCGTGTCTGTTCAAAGCGAGGTTCAGAGGTTaagaaaaagattgctttcaatGGGATTTGAGCTCACGACTTCTGACTCGGTAGACAGATACTCTCCCATCTTCATCAATATGCTGCTTTTACACATTTTGGAATAGTTATGCTGCTAATTATTACACCTGAGGATCTCTCGCGGCACACCAGCCGTCCAGTAATTTGGCCATTTACTTATTGTAACGACTAATAGTGTTTGGCCTCGCTAGCCTTGCTCAATGAGCACCATTGCTATCTAACTTGAAAGGTAGCATTCAGATGACAACAATATGTTCACTCTAGTTTTTGTCTATGACATACGACAATACCTAAAACTGTGGAATTTTTTGCAGACATACTCAGAGCTTGACAAACATTCCCGAGTACATTTTGGACCCATCTCTCTCACATGTATCATATGTGACCAGGTCTTCTCTAGCCTCGCTGACATGGCAAAACACAAGCTGCAACATTGCAAGGTGACATTTCTACAACTGTTATCATTGTTAGGTAACAAAGCTGACGCAGTGACGCGTATGTTAAAAATGGCTACTTTTAACTAATTGGTAGAAAACCAGCATCATGTCTGAATTCTCAATTGAAATGCAGAAACTTGTCGTGTTGTTTGTATCACTGGAGTTGATTGGAATACATTGTTCCAGGTCCCAAGTACAAAGCCCTGCATCATTTGCCGGACTGACATCAAGGATGTGGATACATATATGAAACATTCTCATGTGCATATAGAGCCTGACAGCACTATCATCTGCTGCGTGTGCAAGCACAGAGTTacctcacaggtgtgtatgacaGGTCTACGGATTAGGAATGGAAATGGGTTTTAATTACAGCAAGCTCATCGAGTGTTTGTAACTAAAACAGAAAGATTGGCTTATCTACTGGGACTAAGGAGTTGTATAGCTgaaggttttaaaaataataacttttaGTAGAGCATTTTTGAAAATGTACATCAggaaatatatacacatatattgctatatatatagctacatAGTCTTGTAGttgcaatatatacatgtacattgctaTATGTACGGTTAAACAGTCTTGTAGttgcaatatatacatatacattgcTATATGAACAGTTACATAGTCCTGTAGTTgcaatatatgcatgtacattgCTATATGCACAGTTAAATAGTCTTGGAGTtgcaatatatataacatgtacaTTGTTATATGTACAGTTACATAGTCTTGTAGttgcaatatatacatgtacattgctaTATGCACAGTTTCATAGTCTTGTAGTTgcaatatacacatgtacattacTATACGCGCTGTTACATGGTCTTGTAATTGCAATGTTAGCTTATTCCATCTCACCAATAACATAGATTCTGTCATCTCACcaaatgttttttcttttcaatGATTAGAAAGTACCAGGTATTTTTAGATATAGCCGTGGCAGCCTTTTCAAACTGCTCTGGTACTGCAGGCAGTTCCTTCGACAGATCTGTTGTTTTGTGTGAGAGCGCATTACTTTATTCCTCTATTGTTATATCTCTATGTAGTTGGCAGCatcattttacaaaaactttattACCATCTCTACAGGTGGAACTGGAATTACACGCCGAATTCCATTTTCCCAAGAACCCTTCGCTAAGCTGTGCATCCTGTAAAAAAGCGTGCCCTTACTTCATTCAGTTGCCAGCTCAGCTCACAGAGAATCCGCAGTTTCTGCTCTGCCAAGAATGCCTAATTATGAGGAAGCAAGCGACGAGCCTTGTAATACCTGGCAGGGTAATGCCGCTGCCTCCTCATACTCCGGAGGGACGATCACCTCCTATGCATCTCTCTATCACACCGGGACACCTCTCTGCCGGCTCCACCTCTCCGCACAGTTTACCTAATGATCCACGGGATCATAAGGCTAATCTAACTGCTCTTCATGTCAATTCACCTCCTGGTGGTCTGCACAGGTGTCCGGAGTGCAACGTAAAGTACGAGACTCGTGAAGAGCTGAAAAGCCATGATTGTATGCACAAAACTTGCGTCAGCTGCCAAAAAGTCTACAAGATATCTGAGTTGGTGTGTAAGCTGGACTCGTACATCTGCGCCACGTGCGACGCTGTACCCAAAGATTTGTGGAAGTGTGATAAATGCAAATTAACTTTCACAAGAGAAGAAAAATATCAGAGACACAACTGCATTGCTTTAGGCGATGGCAAGATGTGTTACCTTTGTCAAGGCCGATTTAATCATTCTCAGCTCTTGCTCAGAGGAAACAAACTTGTTTGCAAAGGATGTGACCGGAAATTGATGACGTGTCGGATATGCGCCGAAGTCTATAGCCAATCAGAGGGTCACAGGTGTAGCCTCAAGTGTGAAGGCTGCCATGACATGTTCTTCACGACTCAGCAAGAGCTTGGAAAGCCTATCTTATGTAAGCTCTGTGTTGACAAGCAAACCCAAGCCACTCTCGATGCTAGAGCTCGACCTATCACGAATCTCTCCAAAGACAAAGTCTATCAGTGTATCAAATGTCAAAAGACTTGTGAATCTGAAAATGATATAAAGATACACATACTTACCTCCCACGTAAACGAGAAGAACCATAAATGCCATCTGTGTGGAAGTATGTTTGTAACGCCTGCAAAACTTCAATCTCATTTAGTAGAAcacaattttactttcaatgaGCATATGGCATGTCCTAAATGTTCCTGGAGTACATCAGACGCTACTGCTCTGATAGCTCATTGCGCGAGTGAGCACAGTGTGACTAACCGAAGCTATATCTGCAACTTATGTCTGCAGAGTTTCTTCTTTGAAACGGAGTTAATCAACCATTCCTTGTCTCATCATAGCGAAGTGGTAGATCTATATAAGTCTGGTGGTAATTTTATGAAACGGCTTAAAAGCAAAAAGCGTTCACATGATAATGACTCCAACTCACCGCCGAAGATTAAAGCCATCAAATCGGAGACATTCAGTGACAATGATGATGGTGGAGAGTTGTTTTGCAGCAAATGTGATCTGGAGTTTGTTTCTCCTGAACAATACAACATTCATATGAACCTGCATCACAGAGGTGAGCATCTTTTTTCTAATTTTACAAAGGCGTTGTTACGTACCTGTTCAAACTGGTTTCATAAGCTTGTAGAATATAGACCATATCACTTTTCATGTGACAGAGACCATAAGAGTAGGCTACGTTGTAAAGTTTCTTAGCTAAATGTTATTCTTACGACTGGTTGAAGATGTGTGAGATTTCgtcatatttattatttctacTTGTGCCAAAAtggtgtttaattttaattcgtTAAGGCATACGATGAGGCAGCTGAGGTTGTTGACTATAGTTATTTaaagtaatatttatatttgtagaaaCAAAAGTGAGCTGTTCCTGGTGCGCTCGATTTTACTCCTGCCAAGAGGATCTGAGAGATCACATGACTCAGTGTCCTCGGGCGAAGGACAGAAGAGAATCTGATGAGGTTTTTACAAGCTCTATTCCAAATGGGAAGGCGTCTGCATTCAGCAGAGTAAACAGCGATGCCAGTTCAACTAGTACACTCTCTTATAATTCAAGACTGCCTAGCCAATGCAACTCTCCACAAAGTGGTGTCAGAAGTGGGAAAACTAGCAACTCGGACATTGAAGAAAGCTCGGACTCGGTTCATAAAAGAGAACCATTAATTTATTAAATCTAGTttataatattgtatttttaaataataactatttaCCATCGCAAAAATGGTAATTGGTAATGGTAAAAATGGGAATTGTTCTGTGTATTTTATCTAAAGCATTTAGTTAAATATATCATTcttgtttttacataaaaatacaaGCACTTTGTTTACTGTTA
Above is a window of Watersipora subatra chromosome 3, tzWatSuba1.1, whole genome shotgun sequence DNA encoding:
- the LOC137390878 gene encoding zinc finger protein 423-like encodes the protein MSSRRKQSNPRSLKDVDDNSGKHGHQDAQEVSADSPLKAETCSGDVEAAAVVSADVTQGLSNSLKKMAASEAGSDGEKDAISERSDSESREYPYGCSYCDKAFSKFSYVRDHELVHSDEMPYQCEYCQRPFRHKRSRDRHMKLHTGDKSYRCSLCDSAFSRSDHLKNHMKSHSNTKWLPAVQAAKLSEQCTTPQAMDNGLADKVTGQVPKCQLCKETFVNYYELDEHVKKHDTSTGYQNKTLEYHCTHCAKQSLKQVFVSLLALEQHVTHMHTGKGLSLLSCPHCDAAFPTVPTLNGHIEQEHPQSMSRGSPADTAAATGSKSSSLSQSSMPDTAPQSSNNAAVSDGESLSHGSALTDALACNVCRKVFSSSTDLISHVFTDHGKHTLHRRSSKPDSERGDTSTPLDLSSRSPSASPIVCHICSESVGSLSLLVEHNQAKHWEMPKAKCNVCSEVISSSHQHLEHMEQHYLSTRRHYLCRCCKQSFSLVDELQSHLIAEHSRKIYNCLLCTEMFPTEVDLKIHLTVEHSNESKTYKCACCGLDFEKIVTWRAHMLQAHIDLVLPSAGLGLSSTQKGQTTQCPYCVKTFRTEAEVNLHVLSHQKSFQCSLCDERFAVEYLRDKHMQSEHSRQQRSDSNRKSPSTSQGSGSDGNPPFVCAICDRVFHSEDVYEEHKRKSHSSVKPWQSRPTEKSSVSSSATSASLHMKMFSTACDTCGKAFKTYSELDKHSRVHFGPISLTCIICDQVFSSLADMAKHKLQHCKVPSTKPCIICRTDIKDVDTYMKHSHVHIEPDSTIICCVCKHRVTSQVELELHAEFHFPKNPSLSCASCKKACPYFIQLPAQLTENPQFLLCQECLIMRKQATSLVIPGRVMPLPPHTPEGRSPPMHLSITPGHLSAGSTSPHSLPNDPRDHKANLTALHVNSPPGGLHRCPECNVKYETREELKSHDCMHKTCVSCQKVYKISELVCKLDSYICATCDAVPKDLWKCDKCKLTFTREEKYQRHNCIALGDGKMCYLCQGRFNHSQLLLRGNKLVCKGCDRKLMTCRICAEVYSQSEGHRCSLKCEGCHDMFFTTQQELGKPILCKLCVDKQTQATLDARARPITNLSKDKVYQCIKCQKTCESENDIKIHILTSHVNEKNHKCHLCGSMFVTPAKLQSHLVEHNFTFNEHMACPKCSWSTSDATALIAHCASEHSVTNRSYICNLCLQSFFFETELINHSLSHHSEVVDLYKSGGNFMKRLKSKKRSHDNDSNSPPKIKAIKSETFSDNDDGGELFCSKCDLEFVSPEQYNIHMNLHHRETKVSCSWCARFYSCQEDLRDHMTQCPRAKDRRESDEVFTSSIPNGKASAFSRVNSDASSTSTLSYNSRLPSQCNSPQSGVRSGKTSNSDIEESSDSVHKREPLIY